A region of Pyxidicoccus parkwaysis DNA encodes the following proteins:
- a CDS encoding circularly permuted type 2 ATP-grasp protein, whose protein sequence is MSEAGDTGTPALQALLSALRQRGGYNLIAEEAADLVPAEVLREDRSQQDAYLDAQGIRQEQKPIPFIGLPYVVTQRAFERMTTKFHQLFGVLERVIDLYLDEPAVREFFRFEPRHERLIRMGAPYRPRIQYCRYDFTLGPDGTPRIYELNTHSPAASTYACHFGQMLARSQTLAKLREHGLRPLQAPLERPGSFARAMLGSAAKNGYLRGGTGNVAVLNSRYLTMNTELDHIVAQFRAQGCAAERGYVEDLRFEGGRLYLGELPVSLVYNKYDDSRGPDAYECAFSRTTAEVQAYLDAYQAQAMLAINSFPSMYVTEQKSTLAFLWSPLLHKYLGREDVALIEEIVPRTRLVRHLDAAALEEVVAHRDSYVLKRSLDTRGRSVVIGRSTAPDAWARMVSEARAEPPGDDFVLQELALAEPNITRRLEGEVPTQVFTSLACFLFCGEPTGLIVRTSVEETTNVGRRGFMQPPLLIEDPSWTPSSIR, encoded by the coding sequence GTGAGCGAAGCGGGCGACACCGGCACCCCGGCGTTACAGGCGCTCCTGAGCGCGCTGCGTCAGCGAGGGGGGTACAACCTCATCGCGGAAGAGGCCGCCGACCTGGTTCCCGCGGAGGTGTTGCGGGAGGACCGGAGCCAGCAGGACGCGTACCTGGACGCGCAGGGCATCCGGCAGGAGCAGAAGCCCATCCCTTTCATCGGGCTGCCCTACGTCGTCACACAGCGCGCCTTCGAGCGGATGACGACGAAGTTCCACCAGCTCTTCGGCGTGCTGGAGCGCGTCATCGACCTGTACCTGGACGAGCCGGCGGTGCGGGAGTTCTTCCGCTTCGAGCCACGGCACGAGCGGCTCATCCGGATGGGAGCGCCCTACCGGCCGCGCATCCAGTACTGCCGCTATGACTTCACGCTGGGGCCTGACGGGACGCCCCGCATCTACGAGCTCAACACCCACTCACCGGCGGCGTCGACGTATGCCTGCCACTTCGGACAGATGCTGGCGCGCAGCCAGACGCTGGCGAAGTTGCGGGAGCACGGGCTGCGTCCGCTCCAGGCGCCGCTGGAGCGGCCGGGCTCGTTCGCGCGCGCCATGCTGGGCTCGGCGGCGAAGAATGGCTACCTGCGCGGGGGCACCGGCAACGTGGCGGTGCTGAACAGCCGCTACCTGACGATGAACACGGAATTGGACCACATCGTCGCGCAGTTCCGCGCGCAGGGCTGCGCCGCGGAGCGGGGCTATGTGGAGGACCTGCGCTTCGAGGGAGGCCGGCTGTACCTGGGCGAGCTGCCGGTGTCGCTCGTGTACAACAAGTACGACGACTCGCGGGGCCCGGACGCGTACGAGTGCGCGTTCAGCCGGACGACGGCGGAGGTGCAGGCGTACCTGGACGCGTATCAAGCGCAGGCGATGCTCGCCATCAACTCCTTCCCGAGCATGTACGTGACGGAGCAGAAGAGCACGCTGGCCTTCCTGTGGAGCCCGCTGCTGCACAAGTACCTGGGGCGCGAGGACGTGGCGCTCATCGAGGAAATCGTCCCGCGCACGCGGCTGGTGCGCCACCTGGACGCGGCGGCGCTGGAGGAGGTGGTCGCCCACCGTGACAGCTACGTGCTCAAGCGCTCGCTGGACACGCGCGGGCGCAGCGTCGTCATCGGCCGGAGCACCGCGCCGGACGCGTGGGCGCGCATGGTGTCCGAGGCCCGCGCGGAGCCGCCCGGTGACGACTTCGTGCTGCAGGAGCTGGCCCTGGCCGAGCCCAACATCACCCGGCGGCTGGAAGGGGAGGTGCCCACGCAGGTCTTCACGTCCCTGGCGTGCTTCCTCTTCTGTGGCGAGCCCACGGGGCTCATCGTCCGCACCTCCGTGGAGGAGACGACCAACGTGGGCCGGCGCGGCTTCATGCAGCCTCCCCTGCTCATCGAGGACCCCTCATGGACCCCGTCCTCCATCCGCTGA